A genomic window from Peromyscus maniculatus bairdii isolate BWxNUB_F1_BW_parent chromosome 1, HU_Pman_BW_mat_3.1, whole genome shotgun sequence includes:
- the LOC143272191 gene encoding olfactory receptor 51F1-like produces MLQMQDNTEFLSNFTLNYPTFLLTGIPGLESAHAWISIPFCCLYATALSGNSMILFIIVTQHSLHEPMYYCLSMLSATDLGLTVSTMTTTLRILWFHANEISLDLCIVQMFFLHGFTCIESGVLVAMAFDRYVAICNPLRYTTILTNSRIIQMGFLVIMRTIVLIIPLLLLLKPVSFCKVNTLSHSYCYYPDVFKLACSDIRANSIGGLVGLILTTGADIPCIVLSYVLIICSVLTIASSVERYKVFSTCVSHIGAVAIFYIPMFSLSLVHRYGRSAPKVVHSMMANVYLLLPPVLNPIIYSVKTKQIRKAILSLLLAK; encoded by the coding sequence ATGCTACAAATGCAGGACAACACGGAATTCCTGAGCAACTTCACATTGAATTATCCAACCTTCTTGTTGACTGGTATCCCGGGTCTAGAGTCTGCTCATGCCTGGATCTCCATCCCCTTCTGTTGTCTTTATGCCACTGCCCTCTCTGGGAACAGCATGATCCTCTTTATCATTGTGACTCAGCATAGTCTGCATGAACCTATGTACTATTGCCTCTCCATGCTCTCAGCCACTGACCTGGGTTTGACTGTTTCTACAATGACAACCACCTTGAGGATCCTGTGGTTTCATGCAAATGAAATCAGTCTAGATTTGTGCATTGTTCAGATGTTTTTTCTTCATGGGTTCACTTGTATAGAATCTGGGGTGCTAGTGGCTATGGCTTTTGACCGTTATgtagcaatttgtaatcctcttAGATACACCACAATTCTTACTAATTCTAGAATCATTCAGATGGGTTTCCTAGTGATTATGCGCACTATAGTATTAATAATTCCCCTACTTTTGCTCCTTAAGCCTGTTTCTTTCTGTAAAGTGAATACCCTCTCCCATTCCTACTGTTATTATCCAGATGTGTTTAAGTTAGCATGTTCAGACATTCGGGCCAACAGCATAGGTGGATTAGTTGGTCTCATTCTGACCACAGGGGCAGATATTCCATGCATTGTCTTGTCTTATGTATTGATCATTTGCTCTGTCCTCACTATTGCCTCCTCTGTAGAACGGTACAAAGTCTTCAGCACCTGTGTGTCCCACATTGGAGCAGTTGCAATTTTCTACATCCCTATGTTTAGCTTGTCCCTAGTGCATCGCTATGGTCGGTCAGCCCCCAAAGTAGTCCATTCAATGATGGCCAACGTTTACCTTCTTTTACCCCCTGTGCTCAACCCCATCATCTATAGTGTAAAAACGAAACAAATCAGAAAGGCTATCCTTAGTTTGCTCCTTGCAAAATAA
- the LOC143272193 gene encoding olfactory receptor 52R1-like, with protein MLASRNSSSHSTFFILLGIPGLEDYQFWVAFPFCIMYIVAVTGNIIILHIIRIDHTLHEPMYLFLAMLATTDLVLSTSTQPKMLAILWFHDHKIEYHACLIQVFFIHAFSSVESGVLMAMALDRYVAICFPLRHSSILTTSVVIKLGAAVMVRGLLWVSPFCFMISRMPFCPNKVIPQSYCEHMAVLKLVCADTKINRGYGLFVAFSVGGFDIIVISVSYVMILRAVLRLPSGEVRLKAFGTCASHIGVILALYIPALFTFLTHRFGHHVPRVVHIMFANVYLLVPPMLNPIIYGVRTKQIRDRVIQGCCGKGP; from the coding sequence ATGTTGGCTTCAAGGAACAGCTCTTCTCATTCTACGTTTTTCATCTTGCTTGGAATCCCAGGACTGGAGGATTATCAATTTTGGGTTGCCTTTCCATTCTGCATCATGTATATTGTGGCAGTGACTGGAAATATCATCATCCTACACATAATCCGGATTGACCACACACTGCATGAGCCAATGTACCTCTTTCTGGCTATGCTGGCTACCACTGAcctggtcctgtccacctccacACAACCTAAAATGCTGGCCATACTCTGGTTTCACGATCACAAGATTGAATACCATGCCTGCCTCATCCAGGTGTTCTTTATACATGCCTTTTCTTCTGTGGAGTCTGGGGTGCTCATGGCTATGGCCTTGGACCGCTATGTGGCTATCTGCTTTCCACTCCGACATTCCAGCATCCTGACCACATCTGTAGTCATCAAACTTGGGGCAGCTGTGATGGTCAGAGGGCTGCTGTGGGTGAGCCCCTTCTGCTTCATGATCTCCAGGATGCCCTTCTGCCCCAACAAGGTCATTCCCCAGTCCTACTGTGAGCACATGGCTGTGCTCAAGTTGGTGTGTGCTGATACCAAGATCAATCGTGGATATGGGCTCTTtgtggctttttctgtgggtGGCTTTGATATAATTGTCATCAGTGTATCTTATGTGATGATTCTGAGAGCTGTGCTGAGGTTGCCCTCAGGTGAAGTCCGCCTCAAAGCTTTTGGTACATGTGCTTCTCATATTGGTGTCATTTTAGCCTTATATATTCCAGCCCTTTTCACCTTCCTCACCCACCGCTTTGGCCACCATGTGCCCCGTGTTGTACACATTATGTTTGCTAATGTCTATCTTCTAGTTCCTCCCATGCTCAACCCCATCATCTATGGAGTTAGAACCAAACAGATCAGGGACAGGGTTATCCAAGGATGTTGTGGAAAAGGCCCTTGA